AGGAATTGAATTTCATttaattgactgaattgaaaccCCACATCAGTTTTAGGAATTTGCCATTTGAACATTAATCCAGCTGCTTGGCTAATTGATAGAGATGGTTCTGTTGGAGAAAACATTGACTTGAAAGCTGTTCAGAAGTGAGCGTCACTTGATTTGATGGGTTGCAGTAGTGGATATATTCTCAGCCATTAAGGGAGAAGGGACGTGGCTCCTATTTGAGAGTAAACATTGCCACTCAGTCGCACACAGAGCTGCAACTCAGTTTATCCCCGTTCCTGGCAGTGGCTCAAAGCCGCCTTATGAGTTCTTACTAACCACTTGTTAAGATTTGAATTAGCTGGGTTTAAGATTACAATCAAAATGACTGGTACTCAGAAAGTTATAACTAAGCTGGTTCTTGGCTTTGCATTTAAGAAATCAATCTAACATGCAAACAGAAAAAGGCTAACTATTATTCTCCTTGACAACCTGTTTGGGCTACAGAGGTTATTGTAGACCCTTCACCCATGTTTTGTGATTACGTTCTCTGTATTGCTATTTGTGTTAAGGCACCATATTTGGATTGCAACATACGTAGGTCGATCGCTCATGTTTTGTCTTGCAGGCTGTACCTGGATCAGGATGTGACTCTGTCAGAGGGAACTGTCCATAAGTACAGCGACTGCGTTCTGGCACGGTTCAACACAACAGTCACTGAGCTGCGTCGCCTCTTCCTGGTTGAAGACCTGGTGGATTCCCTAAAGGTGAGTGTTTATGCAACTGAAGATTTTACATATGTAGGCCAACCTCCTGCATGAAAATATAGTGCTTGTATAGAAGGTACGGTCACTCGTGACCTGCAAACCCATATTTGATTTCAGAATTGGTTAGAATAATAAAAATTGACGACCTCCTGCTAGTTGGGGAGCCCTGCCTTAATAGCTACTGACATTTCAGCTGAAAACATTTGCCCTTAAATCTATGATTACGTTCACATGTAAAATGAGTGGCTTTGAGCTTTCCTTTCGTTTTGTCCATGTACAGTCAGGCTGAAGTAGGTGTCTTAAGGGGGGAGACAGCAGCTGTTGAGAGCTATGAGGTTTCTACATGCTTGTCAACACCTTCCAGTTCAACTCTTGCCCTGTCCACTGCTAAGGCCACTCCAGCCCCCTCCTCCCAACCTGTCTGGCCCCTCTCTGTGGGTGGGGGTGTCTTTGGTCCTAGCCCGACCTCTGTtatagcagtggttcccaactccggtcctcaagtacccccaacagtacacatttttattgtaaccctggacaagaacacctgattcaactaatcatcaagctttctGAGTTGAATTGGGTATGTTAGTGTGGGGCTTCAACAAAAATGTGCACTGTTGGAGGGTACAGTGAATTAGACCTCTGCCTATTCAACAGAGCCATTGGCTACATCAATTTTGGTTTATTAAGGTTCATGAAGTTGTCATCTATTTATTCTGTAGTGTACCCTGTGAGCAGAGCGGAATAGTGACATCGTAAACCTCTGCCAAATGTCCTAAATAAACATCACTTTGGCTACACCACTATGACTTATTTATACATTTGGGACAAGGAATAAATGCCTGTTGATGTTTTGATTCCAGGTCAGAGATTCTCAGACAGTTTCTTTAGTTGATCATTTTAAGAGCTCTGTCGACCATGTCCATTTTTAAAGTGGGGCGACCCACCTTGCACATTACCCGATAAGGATGCATGTGATCCTGGATTACGTCTGCAAAGTACCTGTGTCTGTAAATGCCGTAGGAATGAATATGCTACATTACGGGAAATTGTTATGGAATAACTTTGCTAATCAATACATGGAAAATGGTCTCCTACATATTGGCCTGTTTTAAACACACTGAAATTAAACCTGTCATTCTTCTCCCATTCAGTTTGCTGTGCTGATGTGGATTCTCACCTATGTTGGTGCCTTGTTCAACGGACTCACTCTCTTTATTCTGGGTAAGATGCTTTATAAATGGCAATTAATAACTTATAAAGGCATTTATGATGCTTTGTTGCTATGGTGCCTAGGGAAGCAGTATCATGTGATTAGCTCTAATACTCTCAGGAACAGGCCTAAGCTGGGTTTATTTCAGGATACCATGCGAGTCCGAATAGAGACAGTGGTTGACTGACAGGTTTCGGTCTGACACCCATTATAACCGCCAGCTTCCTTTTTAAATACTTTGACATGCATATGATCCACCCTTCTGGGTATAAAGGGACATGCCATCAAGATACTGTTTAGAGATTGCAGCAGAGCCAGGTTGAATAATGCCACCTTGTTATAGAACATTCTTATTTTTCTCCCTCCAGGTCTGGTTGGAATGTTTAGCTGCCCTATTGTCTATGAGAAGTACAAGGTATGAGCTGATAAATGTATGAAAAAAACAAGTTAATGTGGAGGAATCATAGAACACCcacacctctcgacagtaaccacgacccccccccccacacctctcgacagtaaccacgatccccccacacacacctctcgaCTGTAACCACGatccccccccacacctctcgacTGTAACCACGatcccccccacacctctcgacaGTCCCCCCAACCACGATCCCCCCgatccccccacacctctcgacagtaaccacgatccccccacacctctcgacagtaaccacgatccccccacacctctcgacagtaaccacgatcccccccacacctctcgacagtaaccacgatccccccacacctctcgacagtaaccacgatccccccacacctctcgacagtaaccaccccccacacctctcgatcccccccccacacctctcgacagtaaccacgatccccccacacctctcgacagtaaccacgatccccccacacctctcgacagtaaccacgatccccccacacctctcgacagtaaccacgatcccccccccacacctctcgacagtaaccacgatccccccacacctctcgacagtaaccacgatccccccacacctctcgacagtaaccacgatccccccacacctctcgacagtaaccacgatccccccacacctctcgacagtaaccacgatcccccccacacctctcgacagtaaccaccccccccacacctctcgatccccccacacctctcgacagtaaccacgATCCCCCCCTCTCGACACCTCCCCCCACACCTCGACAGTAACCACgatccccccacacctctcgacagtaaccacgatccccccacacctctcgacacagtaaccacgatccccccacacctctcgacagtaaccacgatccccccacctctcctaaccacgccccccccacacctctcgacagtaaccacgACACCTCTCCAGTAACCAcgccccccacacctctcgacagtaaccacgatccccccacacctctcgacagtaaccacgatcccccccccacacctctcgacagtaaccacgatccccccacacctctcgacagtaaccacgatccccccacacctctcgacagtaaccacgatcccccacacctctcgacagtaaccacgatccccccacacctctcgacagtaaccacgatccccccacacctctcgacagtaaccacgatccccccacacctctcgacagtaaccacgatccccccacacctctcgacagtaaccacgatcccccacacctctcgacagtaaccacgatccccccacacctctcgacagtaaccacgatccccccacacctctcgacagtaaccacgatccccccacacctctcgacagtaaccacgatcccccccaccctctcgacagtaaccacgatcccccccacacctctcgacagtaaccacgatccccccacacctctcgacagtaaccacgatccccccacacctctcgacagtaaccacgatccccccacctctcgacagtaaccacgatccccccacacctctcgacagtaaccacgatccccccacacctctcgacagtaaccacgatccccccacctctcgacagtaaccacgatcccccccaccctctcgacagtaaccacgATCCCCCCACACCTCGACAGTAACCACgatccccccacacctctcgacagtaaccacgcagtccccccccacctctcgacagtaaccacgatccccccacacctctcgacagtaaccacgatcccccccacacctctcgacagtaaccacgatccccccacacctctcgacagtaaccacgatccccccacacctctcgacagtaaccacgatccccccacacctctcgacagtaaccacacctctcgacagtcccccccccacacctctcgacagtaaccacgatccccccacacctctcgacagtaaccacgatccccccacacctctcgacagtaaccacgatccccccacacctctcgacagtaaccacgatccccccacacctctcgacagtaaccacgatccccccacacctctcgacagtaaccCCCCACACCTCTCGCCCCCCACGATCCCCcacacctctcgacagtaaccacgatccccccacacctctcgacagtaaccacgccccccacacctctcgacagtaaccacgccccccacacctctcgacagtaaccacgcccccccacacctctcgacagtaaccacgcccccccccacacctctcgacagtaaccccccccccacacctctcgacagtaaccacgACAGTAACCCGCCCCcacacctctcgacagtaaccacgCCCCCCACGCCCcacacctctcgacagtaaccacgcccccacctctcgacagtaaccacgccccacacctctcgacagtaaccacgCCCCCCACGCCCcacacctctcgacagtaaccacgCCCCCCACGCCCcacacctctcgacagtaaccacgCCCCCCACGCCCcacacctctcgacagtaaccacgccccccacacctctcgacagtaaccacgccccacacctctcgacagtaaccacgCCCCCCACGCCCcacacctctcgacagtaaccacgCCCCCCACGCCCcacacctctcgacagtaaccacgccccacacctctcgacagtaaccacgccccacacctctcgacagtaaccacgCCCCCACCTCTCCACGTCTCGACAGTAACCACGCCCcacacctctcgacagtaaccacgCCCCCCACGCCCcacacctctcgacagtaaccacgccccacacctctcgacagtaaccacgccccacacctctcgacagtaaccacgccccacacctctcgacagtaacccgccccacacctctcgacagtaaccacgccccacacctctcgacagtaaccacgccccacacctctcgacagtaaccacgCCCCACACCACGCCCCACAGTAACCACGCCCcacacctctcgacagtaaccacgccccacacctctcgacagtaaccacgccccacacctctcgacagtaaccacgccccccacacctctcgacagtaaccacgccccatcccccccacacctctcgacagtaaccacgATCCCCCCCACGCCCCCcacctctcgacagtaaccacgCTCCCCCCCACGCCCCACACACCTCTCGACTGTAACCACGATCCCCCCCCACACCTCACAGTAACCACGATCCCCCCAcacacctctcgacagtaaccacgatccccccccacacctctcgacagtaaccacgATCCCCCACACCCCcacctctcgacagtaaccacgatccccccacacctctcgacagtaaccacgatcccccacacctctcgacagtaaccacgccccccacacctctcgacagtaaccacgcccccccccacacctctcgacagtaaccacgcccccacctctcgacagtaaccacgccccacctctcgacagtaaccacgCCCCCCCACGCCCcacacctctcgacagtaaccacgCCCCACACCTCGACAGTAACCACGCCCCATCCCAGTAACCACGATcacacctctcgacagtaaccacgCTCCCCCCACGCCCcacacctctcgacagtaaccacgatcccccacacacctctcgacagtaaccacgATCCCCCACACAGTAACCACgatccccccacacctctcgTAACAGTAACCCTCtcgacagtaacccccccccacacacctctcgacagtaaccacgACCCCCCAcacacctctcgacagtaaccacacctctcgacagtaaccacgaccccccccacacacctctcgacagtaacctctcgacagtaaccacgatccccccacacctctcgacagtaaccacgctccccccccccacacctctcgacagtaaccacgCCCCCCACGCCCcacacctctcgacagtaaccacgccccacacctctcgacagtaaccacgCCCCCCACCTCTCGCCCCGCCCcacacctctcgacagtaaccacgCCCCCCCGCCCcacctctcgacagtaaccacgCCCCCCACGCCCcacacctctcgacagtaaccacgccccacacctctcgacagtaaccacgccccacacctctcgacagtaaccacgCCCCCCACGCCCCACACCTCTCGTAACCACGCCCCAACCGACAGTAACCCGCCCcacacctctcgacagtaaccacgccccgccccaccccccccccacctctcgacagtaaccacgCCCCACACCTCTCCAGTAACCCGCCCCcacacctctcgacagtaaccacgCCCCCCACGCCCcacacctctcgacagtaaccacgccccacacctctcgacagtaaccacgccccacacctctcgacagtaaccacgatcccccccacctctctcgaCAGTAACCACGCTCCCCCCACGCCCCACACACTCTCGACTGTAACCacgatcccccccccccccctctcgacACCTCCCCCCACGACAGTAACCACGATCCCCCCAcacacctctcgacagtaaccacgatccccccacacctctcgacagtaaccacgatccccccccacacctctcgacagtaaccacgatcccccacacacctctcgacagtaaccacgatccccccacacacctctcgacagtaaccacgatccccccacacacctctcgacagtaaccacgatccccccacacacctctcgacagtaaccacgATCCCCCCACACACCTCTCGACTGTAACCAcgatccccccccacacacctctcgacagtaaccacgatcccccccacacacctctcgacagtaaccacgatccccccacacacctctcgacagtaaccacgatccccccacacacctctcgacagtaaccacgacccccccacacacctctcgacagtaaccacgATCCCCCCGCGcctctcgacagtaaccacgATCCGCCCCGCGcctctcgacagtaaccacgATCCGACCCGCGCCTCTCGACATTAACCACGATCAATTGACTTCATAGCCTATTGAGGCAGAAGTATTATACCTGAGCTTTTCACTagaattatttttattttgttttattttaggTACAGATTGACCATTACGTGGGTATGGCCAGCAAGCAGGTTAAAGACATTATTGCAACGTAAGTAAATACCAGTGGACGAAATAAAAATATATTGCCATTGTCTTAATGAAGAAAAGACTTCTTTCAATGACCATGTCAATTGTTGAGGTCCAAACGTTGTTGTGAAGTAAGTTAATACTGGAGGACAAAATGTAAATATCTTGGCAGTGATGTAATCAGACAAATATGAACCTTTCATGTATTTAAAGTGTGTATGGAAGATGAATGTGATTGAAGCCCTTTAGCCTTTTCTATTAATGACAGTAATGGGACAGTGGAATGCACTGTGTTGCATTCCAATGTCTTTCTGTCAGGAAGATACAGAAATTAAAACACTTATTTTACATATCTGAATAATTTGATTTTATGAAATTCAGTGGCAATAAAACAAGGTCATTATTGAATACTTTGGAAAAGAGTAGAAATCTGTGACATGAAATGCCTCATGTTATACCTCTTCAACATTTTGTGCATGTTTTTGTTCATGagacatacactgctcaaaaaaataaagggaacacttaaacaacacaatgtaactccttaggaagcaacactgattgacaataaatttcacatgctgttgtgcaaatggaagagacaacaggtggaaattataggcaattagcaagacacccccaataaaggagtggttctgcaggtgataaccacagaccacttctcagttcctatgcttcctggctgatgttttggtcacttttcaATGCtcgcggtgctttcactctagtagtagcatgagacggagtctacaacccacccaagtggctcaggtagtgcagctcatccaggatggcacatcaatgcgagcttgtggcaaggtttgctgtgtctgtcagcatagtgtccagagcatggaggcgctaccaggagacaggccagtacatcaggagacgtggaggaggctgtaggagggcaacaacccagcaacaggaccgctacctccgcctttgtgcaaggaggagcactgccagagccctgcaaaatgacctccagcaggccaccaatgtgcatgtgtctggttaacggtcagaaacagactccatgagggtggtatgagggcccgacgtccacaggcgggggttgtgcttacagcccaacaccgtgcaggacgtttggcatttgccagagaacaccaagattggcaaattcgccactggcgccctgtgctcttcacatatgaaagcaggttcacactgagcacatgtgacattctggagacgccgtggagaacgttctgctgcctgcaacatcctccagcatgaccggtttggcggtgggtcagtcatgctgtggggtggcatttctttggggggccgcacagccctccatgtgctcaccagaggtagcctgactgccgttaggtaccgagatgagatcctcagaccccttgtgagaccatatgctggtgcggttggccctaggttcctcctaatgcaagactaTGCTAGACCtcaatttgatttccatttgatttccattgataatttttgtgattttgttgtcagcacattcaactatgtaaagaaaaacatatttaataagaatatttcattcattcagatctgttattttagtgtttcctttatttttttgagcagtgtatattgcaTCATTTTACTGTTAATAGGTTCTGCAAGAATTCTATTATTGTAGACAAAAATGAAAGGTGTACAAGTGTTCCACCTGACCGAAGTTATCCAAACAGTGTTTACATGCACATTTTATCAAATGGTATAACCCCACCCCTTGTATTCAATTAATTCAAAACCAGAATTGAATTACCTGAACACTTGAAATATCTTCTATGAACCTTTGGCTGGATGTTTATAATtacttcattttttttttacaagttgGTATTTGTGACTGTTGTACCTTATTTGGTTTCTACGTAGCTGCACTCCTGCCTACATAATAAGTAGGCTATATTGAATTGAAGGGTTTTCTTGAGATTTTACTCAGAAAGAGCTTTCTTTTTGGAGTTTTTTTTAAAGCTGCATATTAACATTGTGACTAAAGATGTGCCGCCTTTCACTTTCAGGGTGCAGTCCAAAGTCCCAGGACTGAAGCGTGTGAAGGCAGAGTAAAGAAAAGAGAATGAGCCAGTCCCTGAGACTCCCTATGCGAGGGTGGAGGGCACTCGGCTGCGGGGGGGGGTGCACCCCTGCATAACTgctattttcaatctcttttcagTTCATAATTCCTTGTTCCCTGAAACACCCTGGGTtatgtttttaaaaatatattattcACCAGCTCAAAAGTGTTCAACTTTTGATCAACTAAATTGAACATGCTGATCTATCTGGCTTAAAATGCTAGTTTGTGTGAAATATGAAGAAAGAAAATAAGGCTTATTATTTTAATCTTGCACTTGGACCTGACCAGTGATGCGTTTTGAAATAAAATTGTGTTCCATGAGCTGGTTCATTTGTTCTCTCCCTTGATGCAGTGTTCAGAAAATTGGAATTGCATTGTCTTTTTTGTAATGAGGGAGGGTTAATTGGTACCTTTGTGGAAACCTGAATACCTGTCGTTATTTGGTATGATTAAGTTAGTGGTGTTTGTGATTTTACTGTTTTATTGATAGACTGTAGTTTCAAAGCTTCTAGCTCTCTTCAGTGGCTATTGAGTGTACTTGACACAAGGTGTTGACGTGTCATTGTGCTTGACGATGGTCTTTAATGCCAGCAGGGCGATAATCCATAGCACTTCATGCTTCTGAGTATTTCTAGCTAGAAACATTTAGAACGTTAATGATCATTTCACCTCATGCAGCTGCCTATTTAAACTCTGGAAGAACACGTTTACAAACAacttaagacaaaaaaaaatggACATACTCTCTGTGGACCCAATATCTAAAGCTGCAAAATTATGTAACATGGAAACTTCAAGCATTGTTTATGCAAGTAATTGTGAATGATACTTCATACAATTGTAATGAACTCTTATGAGAACTGTTTGTGGAATGCATTGTGAAATAGAAACAATTACAATAAAGCTTATAGATGAATTACTGTGGATGTTTTTTCACTCAGGCAAGATGGAGGATTTAGAAAAGTAGCCACGGGTATAGTTACAGAAACTACCTAAAACAACCCCATGGTCCTATAGGAAAGGATGTCGCTGACATTTTCCATCCCATAAGAATGGACTGTATGCTGAGCTGTTCTAAATAGCATGTAGGAATGTAAATACTCCAGtacatgatgtagtacacatttGGCACGTAATGTCTGTCAATTTCGTAACTGCATTTAATTATTTGATTGCCAGTGAAATTacgtttagcagacgctctaatcCAGTGAATACACAAAGTGTAAGGAATGTTGGGAGACTGAAAAAAGCTCAATGCCTTGAGTCATACCCACGTGTTTGCGGACAAATGACAAATTCGGTATTCTCATTTAATCTTT
Above is a genomic segment from Oncorhynchus masou masou isolate Uvic2021 chromosome 23, UVic_Omas_1.1, whole genome shotgun sequence containing:
- the LOC135511122 gene encoding reticulon-4-like isoform X7, whose product is MENGKTENGDSQPPPQWKDKVVELLYWRDVKTSGVVFGASLSLLLSLTLCSIVSVSSYIGLALLSVTICFRIYKGILQAIQKSDEGHPFKLYLDQDVTLSEGTVHKYSDCVLARFNTTVTELRRLFLVEDLVDSLKFAVLMWILTYVGALFNGLTLFILGLVGMFSCPIVYEKYKVQIDHYVGMASKQVKDIIATVQSKVPGLKRVKAE